The Micromonospora sp. Llam0 genome includes a window with the following:
- a CDS encoding helix-turn-helix transcriptional regulator, translating to MAPTDDEQSAGHRVVCHLDRLLADRRMTLTELAERAGVTVVNLSVLKNDRARAVRFSTLTAICDVLHCQPGDLFSVYPTDPPAPGPQAPPP from the coding sequence ATGGCCCCGACCGACGACGAACAGTCCGCCGGTCACCGGGTGGTCTGCCACCTCGACCGGCTGCTCGCCGACCGCCGGATGACCCTCACCGAACTCGCCGAACGGGCCGGGGTCACCGTGGTCAACCTGTCGGTGTTGAAGAACGACCGGGCCAGAGCGGTCCGGTTCTCCACCCTGACCGCCATCTGCGACGTGCTGCACTGCCAGCCAGGTGACCTGTTCAGCGTCTACCCCACCGATCCGCCCGCACCGGGTCCCCAGGCTCCGCCCCCGTGA
- a CDS encoding CPBP family intramembrane glutamic endopeptidase has protein sequence MTIPVPVRSAGVFLAGAIICFVGPPLAMGVFAADGVPAVLVAVAAAELVSAAALIAWWLRRHGLTRRSLGLTSRHWRRDMLIAAATVPPRLLLEFGVLMPAAGGEANPEIQEILRMSAAGPAALAATLFLGIVGGGIAEELYFRGFLLGAIPQRSARPQVTLWVAAVVSVVLFGLLHLPASALDALSITVAGLVYTGLFLATRRLTAPMVAHALWNAAALGTVLVSYG, from the coding sequence GTGACCATCCCCGTTCCCGTCCGCTCCGCCGGGGTGTTCCTCGCCGGCGCGATCATCTGCTTCGTCGGACCACCGCTGGCCATGGGCGTGTTCGCGGCCGACGGGGTGCCGGCGGTGCTGGTCGCGGTCGCCGCCGCCGAACTGGTGTCGGCCGCCGCCCTCATCGCCTGGTGGTTACGCCGCCACGGGCTGACCCGCCGAAGTCTCGGCCTGACCTCGCGGCACTGGCGGCGGGACATGCTGATCGCGGCGGCCACCGTCCCACCCCGCCTGCTGCTGGAGTTCGGGGTGCTGATGCCGGCGGCCGGCGGCGAAGCCAACCCGGAGATCCAGGAGATCCTGCGCATGTCCGCCGCCGGACCGGCCGCGTTGGCCGCCACCCTCTTCCTGGGGATCGTCGGCGGCGGCATCGCCGAGGAGCTGTACTTCCGGGGGTTCCTGCTCGGGGCGATCCCGCAACGGTCCGCCCGCCCCCAGGTGACGCTGTGGGTGGCGGCGGTCGTCTCGGTGGTCCTGTTCGGCCTGCTGCACCTGCCGGCCAGCGCTCTGGACGCGCTGTCCATCACCGTCGCCGGCCTGGTCTACACCGGGCTGTTCCTGGCCACCCGCCGGCTGACGGCACCCATGGTGGCCCACGCGCTGTGGAACGCCGCCGCGCTCGGCACGGTCCTCGTCAGCTACGGCTGA
- a CDS encoding DUF2975 domain-containing protein, with translation MRHDIERGRRPRTAPAGQWAFEAVTAGAVALGTLLDAASAIGVLIADNLVVPVTVNPTTDLGPPATAGRFTLTPGDAALLTVTEPTVADRLWIFGPALLLAAVIATAGGLLWRVVRSLRSADPFHPRNARRVGAAAAVLLLGGSLAAALQAAGHLALVSTARDAWQPDRTLALQAVIDPPVAVLLLGLGLGAAAEFLRRGTAMRADLDGLV, from the coding sequence ATGCGGCACGACATCGAGCGGGGGCGTCGTCCCCGTACCGCTCCGGCCGGTCAGTGGGCCTTCGAGGCGGTCACGGCAGGTGCCGTGGCACTCGGCACCCTGCTGGACGCCGCCTCGGCGATCGGCGTACTGATCGCCGACAACCTGGTCGTGCCCGTCACGGTGAACCCCACCACCGACCTCGGGCCGCCGGCCACCGCCGGCCGCTTCACGCTCACACCCGGGGACGCCGCCCTGCTGACCGTGACCGAGCCGACCGTCGCCGACCGGCTCTGGATCTTCGGGCCGGCGCTGCTGCTCGCCGCCGTCATCGCCACCGCCGGCGGACTGCTGTGGCGGGTGGTGCGGTCGCTGCGCTCAGCGGACCCGTTCCACCCGCGCAACGCCCGCCGGGTCGGCGCGGCGGCCGCCGTACTCCTGCTCGGCGGATCGCTGGCCGCCGCGCTGCAGGCCGCCGGTCACCTCGCACTCGTCAGCACCGCCCGGGACGCCTGGCAACCGGACCGGACACTCGCGCTGCAGGCCGTCATCGACCCGCCGGTGGCCGTCCTGCTGCTCGGCCTCGGCCTCGGCGCGGCGGCCGAGTTCCTGCGCCGGGGCACGGCGATGCGCGCCGACCTCGACGGACTGGTCTGA
- a CDS encoding fumarate hydratase yields MSSAAPFSHTPLLPTGDDLTEYRLISDEGVDVVHGPGGRRFLTIEPAVLTALTAEAMHDIAHYLRPAHLAQLRAILDDPAASPNDRFVALDLLRNANIAAGGVLPMCQDTGTAIVMGKRGRHVLTDGTDEQAIARGVYEAYTKLNLRYSQLAPITMWEERNTGTNLPAQIELYAEDPGGQPDAYKFLFMAKGGGSANKSYLYQETKALLNPTRMMQFLEEKLRLIGTSACPPYHLAIVVGGTSAEFALKTAKYASAKYLDNLPTSGSIGAHGFRDVELEAQVLELTRQFGIGAQFGGRYFCHDVRVVRLPRHGASCPVAIAVSCSADRQAVAKITPSGVWLEKLETDPARFLPDVTDETLAADASADADVVRVDLNRPMAEIRAELSKYPVKTRLSLTGPLVVARDIAHAKIAERLDAGEPMPQYLRDHAVYYAGPAKTPEGYASGSFGPTTAGRMDAYVEKFQAAGGSHIMLAKGNRSAQVTRSCGTHGGFYLGSIGGPAARLAQDCIRHVEALEYPELGMEAIWKIEVEDFPAFIVVDDKGNDFYAEVTKPVLTVGRR; encoded by the coding sequence ATGAGCAGTGCCGCCCCGTTCTCCCACACCCCGCTGCTACCGACCGGCGACGACCTGACGGAATACCGCCTGATCAGCGACGAAGGCGTCGACGTCGTGCACGGGCCGGGCGGGCGACGGTTCCTCACCATCGAGCCGGCGGTGCTGACCGCACTGACCGCCGAGGCGATGCATGACATCGCTCACTACCTGCGCCCGGCGCACCTGGCCCAGCTGCGGGCGATCCTCGACGACCCGGCCGCGTCACCCAACGACCGGTTCGTCGCTCTCGACCTGCTGCGCAACGCCAACATCGCCGCCGGTGGGGTGCTGCCGATGTGCCAGGACACCGGCACCGCCATCGTGATGGGCAAACGCGGCCGGCACGTGCTCACCGACGGCACCGACGAGCAGGCCATCGCCCGGGGGGTGTACGAGGCGTACACCAAACTGAACCTGCGCTACTCGCAGCTCGCGCCGATCACCATGTGGGAGGAGCGCAACACCGGGACCAACCTGCCGGCCCAGATCGAGCTGTACGCCGAGGACCCGGGCGGCCAGCCGGACGCGTACAAGTTCCTGTTCATGGCCAAGGGTGGCGGCTCGGCCAACAAGTCGTACCTCTACCAGGAGACCAAGGCACTGCTGAACCCGACCCGGATGATGCAGTTCCTGGAGGAGAAGCTGCGGCTGATCGGCACCTCCGCCTGCCCGCCGTACCACCTGGCGATCGTCGTCGGCGGCACGTCGGCTGAGTTCGCGCTCAAGACCGCCAAGTACGCCAGCGCCAAGTACCTGGACAACCTGCCGACCAGCGGCAGCATCGGCGCGCACGGCTTCCGCGACGTCGAGCTGGAGGCGCAGGTGCTGGAACTGACCCGTCAGTTCGGCATCGGCGCACAGTTCGGCGGGCGCTACTTCTGCCACGACGTACGGGTGGTCCGGCTGCCCCGGCACGGTGCCTCCTGCCCGGTGGCGATCGCCGTCTCCTGCTCCGCCGACCGGCAGGCGGTCGCGAAGATCACCCCGTCCGGGGTGTGGCTGGAGAAGCTGGAGACCGACCCGGCCCGCTTCCTGCCCGACGTCACCGACGAAACCCTCGCCGCCGACGCGTCCGCCGACGCCGACGTGGTCCGGGTCGACCTGAACCGGCCGATGGCCGAGATCCGCGCCGAGCTGTCGAAGTACCCGGTGAAGACCCGGCTGTCGCTGACCGGCCCGCTGGTCGTCGCCCGGGACATCGCCCACGCCAAGATCGCCGAGCGGCTGGACGCCGGTGAGCCGATGCCGCAGTACCTGCGCGACCACGCCGTCTACTACGCCGGTCCGGCGAAGACCCCCGAGGGGTACGCGTCCGGCTCGTTCGGCCCGACCACGGCCGGGCGGATGGACGCGTACGTGGAGAAGTTCCAGGCCGCCGGCGGCTCGCACATCATGCTCGCCAAGGGCAACCGGTCCGCGCAGGTCACCCGCTCCTGCGGTACGCACGGCGGCTTCTACCTCGGCTCGATCGGCGGCCCGGCGGCCCGGCTGGCGCAGGACTGCATCCGGCACGTCGAGGCCCTCGAGTACCCGGAGCTGGGCATGGAAGCCATCTGGAAGATCGAGGTGGAGGACTTCCCGGCGTTCATCGTCGTCGACGACAAGGGCAACGACTTCTACGCCGAGGTCACCAAACCGGTCCTCACCGTCGGCCGCCGCTGA
- a CDS encoding LysR family transcriptional regulator — protein METRELRYFVTVAEELHFSRAAERLGIAQPPLSRAIAQLERRLGVTLLDRDRRGVALTDAGQVLLDEARAILDATAAAARRTRRAAAGTNRLTLVTKAGAGHELLQKLLDAHAAEPDAAEIDVLLCGMGDQARMLRDGRADAALMQRPFDSLASFDTEDLLTEQQVAILPAGHPLASRTSLTMAEVGDVPGLPVARWPRPDGTYEPGPGPEIHDQSQLAQLIALGHTMAVLCASSRSWLWDAHTAVPLTDAPHVTTVLAWLPDNRSRAVAGLVRTATQL, from the coding sequence CTGGAGACCCGTGAGCTGCGGTACTTCGTCACGGTCGCCGAGGAGCTGCACTTCAGCCGGGCGGCCGAACGGCTCGGCATCGCCCAGCCGCCGCTGTCCCGGGCGATCGCCCAGCTGGAACGCCGCCTCGGCGTCACCCTGCTCGACCGCGACCGCCGAGGGGTGGCGCTCACCGACGCCGGTCAGGTGCTGCTCGACGAGGCGCGCGCCATCCTGGACGCCACCGCCGCAGCCGCCCGGCGGACCCGTCGCGCCGCCGCCGGCACCAACCGGCTGACCCTGGTCACCAAGGCCGGCGCCGGCCATGAACTGCTGCAGAAGCTGCTCGACGCGCACGCCGCCGAGCCGGACGCGGCCGAGATCGACGTGCTGCTGTGCGGCATGGGCGACCAGGCGCGGATGCTGCGCGACGGCCGCGCCGACGCCGCGCTGATGCAGCGGCCGTTCGACTCGCTCGCCAGCTTCGACACCGAGGATCTGCTGACCGAGCAGCAGGTCGCGATCCTGCCCGCCGGGCATCCGCTCGCCAGCCGTACTTCGTTGACCATGGCCGAGGTCGGCGACGTGCCGGGGCTGCCGGTCGCCCGCTGGCCGCGCCCCGACGGTACGTACGAACCCGGACCCGGGCCGGAGATCCACGACCAGTCTCAGCTGGCCCAGCTGATCGCCCTCGGGCACACCATGGCCGTGCTGTGTGCCTCGTCCCGGTCCTGGCTGTGGGACGCGCACACCGCCGTACCGCTGACCGACGCGCCGCACGTCACCACCGTGCTCGCCTGGCTGCCGGACAACCGCTCCCGGGCCGTCGCCGGACTCGTCCGGACCGCCACCCAGCTGTGA
- a CDS encoding alkaline phosphatase PhoX: MARNQLNDSEFCGPTFTDDGKVLFVNMQDPGLTLAITGPWEKYLG; this comes from the coding sequence ATCGCCCGCAACCAGCTCAACGACTCGGAGTTCTGCGGGCCGACCTTCACCGACGACGGCAAGGTTCTCTTCGTCAACATGCAGGACCCCGGTCTCACCCTGGCCATCACCGGCCCGTGGGAGAAGTACCTGGGCTGA